The Paraburkholderia sp. ZP32-5 genome includes a window with the following:
- a CDS encoding Rieske 2Fe-2S domain-containing protein → MSVKSDKMDEQKRTGAGSAPVAKKLIPFGGYYANRTPEHDPELTETGPGTPTGEFMRRFWHPVCMSMELTDTPRFLKILNEELVAFRDKSGRVGVLHAHCVHRGASLEYGAIQERGIMCCYHGMVFDVDGACLHVPFPKGEEKEAEKYACSIRQGAYKAVERNGLVFAYMGPPEEEPPFPEWEGDYTVMPGDELVPYSNFQHCNWLQVQDNAADNYHPTALHAGKNVVDGNYQGTTFDEVGAASMEVAPDMNFVPVQGGRSLACAGARRVNKDRLFVRVQHQVLPNLSLHAYTSEDGSKKKYFSRFHIIRWTVPVDDENSKMIGWRVMGPGIDTRGIGNKDMVGYETIDFLEGQVAMRRPERFGKYKLEDLPPIPTNHRERAIYKQAQYAPGDYEAIISQRPIAVHALENPTKFDAGLYQFRKMLRDAVRGTNAAASAQGFAEWFRALGGAPNSFCSGNVFEIAEGETVEEEVARRRKVLKTVVQILTESDGMKGEARGEFVRDRFEELEQSLKR, encoded by the coding sequence ATGAGCGTCAAATCGGACAAGATGGATGAGCAAAAGCGCACCGGAGCAGGGTCGGCCCCGGTCGCGAAAAAGCTGATTCCTTTCGGCGGTTACTACGCGAACCGGACGCCGGAGCACGATCCCGAGCTGACGGAAACGGGTCCGGGCACACCGACGGGCGAGTTCATGCGGCGGTTCTGGCATCCCGTCTGCATGTCGATGGAACTGACCGACACGCCGCGCTTCCTCAAAATCCTGAACGAAGAACTCGTCGCGTTTCGCGACAAGAGCGGCCGCGTCGGCGTGCTGCACGCGCATTGCGTGCACCGTGGCGCGTCGCTCGAATACGGCGCGATCCAGGAGCGCGGCATCATGTGCTGCTACCACGGCATGGTGTTCGACGTGGATGGCGCGTGTCTTCACGTGCCGTTCCCGAAAGGCGAGGAGAAGGAAGCCGAGAAGTACGCGTGCTCGATTCGCCAGGGCGCGTACAAAGCCGTCGAGCGCAACGGCCTCGTGTTTGCCTACATGGGGCCGCCGGAAGAAGAGCCGCCGTTCCCGGAATGGGAAGGCGATTACACGGTGATGCCCGGCGACGAACTGGTCCCGTACAGCAACTTCCAGCACTGCAACTGGCTGCAAGTGCAGGACAACGCGGCGGACAACTATCACCCGACGGCGCTGCACGCGGGCAAGAACGTCGTCGACGGCAACTATCAGGGCACGACGTTCGATGAAGTCGGCGCCGCGTCGATGGAAGTGGCGCCCGACATGAACTTCGTGCCGGTGCAAGGCGGCCGCAGCCTCGCGTGCGCCGGTGCACGCCGTGTCAACAAGGACCGGCTCTTCGTGCGCGTCCAGCATCAGGTGCTGCCGAATCTGAGCCTGCATGCGTACACATCGGAAGACGGTTCGAAGAAAAAGTACTTCAGCCGCTTCCATATCATCCGCTGGACGGTCCCTGTCGATGACGAAAACAGCAAGATGATCGGCTGGCGCGTGATGGGCCCGGGCATCGATACCCGTGGCATCGGCAACAAGGATATGGTTGGCTACGAAACCATCGACTTCCTCGAAGGCCAGGTCGCCATGCGCCGTCCGGAGCGTTTCGGCAAGTACAAGCTCGAAGATCTGCCGCCGATTCCGACCAACCATCGTGAGCGCGCGATCTACAAGCAGGCGCAATACGCGCCGGGCGATTACGAAGCCATCATCAGCCAGCGTCCGATCGCGGTCCACGCGCTGGAAAACCCGACCAAGTTCGACGCGGGTCTTTATCAGTTCCGCAAGATGCTGCGCGACGCGGTGCGCGGCACGAACGCCGCCGCATCGGCGCAAGGTTTCGCCGAATGGTTCCGTGCTTTGGGCGGCGCGCCCAACAGCTTCTGCTCGGGCAACGTCTTCGAAATCGCCGAGGGAGAGACGGTTGAAGAAGAAGTCGCACGTCGTCGCAAGGTACTGAAGACGGTCGTCCAGATCCTGACCGAAAGCGACGGCATGAAAGGCGAAGCGCGCGGCGAATTCGTGCGCGACAGGTTCGAAGAACTCGAGCAGTCGTTGAAGCGCTAA
- a CDS encoding GntR family transcriptional regulator has product MSAKLLKLQSRPDYVDEVYRVLLDAISEGSLAPGTRIVQEEIAEQLAVSRSPVLQAFRLLKKDGLVEDAPGRGLQVAPLDARRVGHLYELRGALDSLAARLAAKQRVKLDKSLIATGRKLSKGGDIKAMIEADMAFHAAIYAASGNPLIVENARLHWIHLRRVMGAVHQVVGQRKTVWDEHAAIAEAIANGNEALAAELSMRHTEFARENLVQHMNASAEAEGGAQGA; this is encoded by the coding sequence ATGTCAGCAAAACTTTTGAAGTTGCAGTCGCGCCCCGACTACGTGGACGAGGTCTACCGGGTGCTGCTCGACGCCATTAGCGAAGGTTCGCTCGCTCCCGGAACGCGCATTGTTCAGGAGGAGATCGCCGAACAACTCGCCGTATCCCGCTCTCCCGTGCTGCAGGCGTTCCGGCTGTTGAAGAAAGACGGTCTGGTCGAGGATGCGCCTGGCCGCGGGCTGCAAGTTGCGCCGCTCGACGCGCGACGAGTCGGTCACCTGTACGAACTGAGAGGCGCGCTGGACAGCCTCGCTGCCCGTCTCGCCGCGAAGCAGCGCGTGAAGTTGGATAAGTCGCTGATTGCGACCGGCCGCAAGCTATCGAAGGGTGGCGACATCAAGGCCATGATCGAGGCCGATATGGCTTTTCATGCTGCGATCTATGCGGCGTCCGGGAATCCGTTGATCGTTGAGAACGCGCGACTTCACTGGATTCATCTGCGACGTGTGATGGGGGCCGTGCACCAGGTCGTGGGGCAGCGCAAGACGGTTTGGGATGAGCATGCGGCGATTGCCGAAGCCATTGCGAACGGTAATGAAGCGCTCGCCGCTGAACTCAGCATGCGGCACACGGAGTTCGCACGAGAGAATCTGGTTCAGCACATGAATGCGTCGGCCGAGGCCGAGGGTGGTGCGCAAGGGGCGTAG
- the icmH gene encoding type IVB secretion system protein IcmH/DotU translates to MSNAPSLFAGVTPPPVNANVPAHEPAYQVRSLLDLLYDGFFMLFLLKNGREPEDAGEFGARVRQFLGDFERGAKKLGAAAEDVFAAKFAFCAALDEAVLSSSFRIRDAWEQRPLQLALFGEQLAGEKFFQHLEESRAQGVARLHSLEVFHMCLLLGFQGKYMLEGPEKLAYLTARLGDEIANMKGKRAQFAPHWPLPDQIANRLRREVPLWSIGAIFSLVALLAYLGLNTWLRDNTLHALAPYSQVIKLGPESANLTISLP, encoded by the coding sequence ATGAGCAACGCGCCTTCCCTGTTTGCCGGCGTTACGCCGCCGCCCGTCAATGCCAATGTACCCGCTCACGAACCGGCCTACCAGGTGCGTTCGTTACTGGATCTGCTGTATGACGGCTTTTTCATGCTGTTCCTGCTGAAGAACGGCCGGGAACCGGAGGATGCCGGCGAATTCGGTGCGCGCGTACGGCAGTTCCTCGGCGATTTCGAACGCGGTGCGAAGAAACTCGGTGCCGCCGCCGAAGATGTGTTCGCCGCCAAATTCGCGTTCTGTGCCGCGCTTGATGAGGCGGTGTTGTCGTCGTCGTTTCGCATCCGCGATGCGTGGGAGCAGCGGCCGTTGCAACTCGCGCTATTCGGCGAGCAACTGGCCGGCGAGAAATTTTTCCAGCACCTCGAAGAGAGCAGGGCACAGGGCGTGGCCCGCCTGCATTCGCTGGAGGTGTTTCATATGTGCCTGCTGCTCGGATTTCAGGGCAAGTACATGCTCGAAGGGCCGGAAAAGCTGGCCTATCTGACCGCGCGTCTCGGTGACGAAATCGCGAACATGAAAGGCAAACGCGCGCAGTTCGCACCGCACTGGCCGTTGCCCGATCAGATCGCGAACCGGCTGCGGCGCGAGGTGCCGTTGTGGTCGATCGGCGCGATCTTTTCTCTGGTCGCGCTGCTCGCGTATCTGGGACTCAACACTTGGCTGCGGGACAACACGCTGCATGCGCTCGCGCCGTATTCGCAGGTCATCAAGCTCGGGCCGGAGTCGGCGAATCTGACGATTTCGCTGCCTTGA
- the tssK gene encoding type VI secretion system baseplate subunit TssK: MSYSAKVLWGEGLFLRPQHFQRQDAYHEARLFESVQAIQPYNWGVRSVRIDQDALGSNILRVGALSLVFPDGTLYSAPHADDLPPPIALDTLPEGIAEFTFYLALHQIRETGSNHVPDRNAGFVARFVAEQTSVADQYTDAALADIMFLKHNVKLIAHSEPRDQLLSLPLVRVRRTATSGFELDESFVPPGLAIEASPLLLQKLRQLIDALQAKVNALYGFHREPTKNIIEFRSGDIASFWLLHTASGAFATLAHLYQHSALHPERLFQELLRLAGQLMTFSKGYALADLPAYRHDDPGPGFARLDTIIRELLETVISTQYFAIALEEVRPSFHIGRLDSGKIDEKTTFYLAVSANMPAVELFEAVPARFKVGAPDDVDKLVLSAMPGVRLLYTPQVPPAIPVRPGACYFSIEPRGALYERMVQSRSAMVYVPAGINDLKLELIAVTS, translated from the coding sequence ATGAGCTATTCGGCAAAGGTGCTTTGGGGAGAGGGCCTTTTCTTAAGGCCGCAGCATTTCCAGCGTCAGGACGCGTATCACGAGGCGCGCCTGTTCGAATCGGTCCAGGCGATCCAGCCGTACAACTGGGGAGTGCGTTCGGTCCGGATTGATCAGGACGCGCTCGGCAGCAATATCTTGCGCGTGGGCGCGCTGTCGCTCGTATTTCCGGACGGCACGCTGTATTCCGCGCCGCACGCGGACGATCTGCCGCCCCCCATCGCGCTCGATACCTTGCCCGAAGGCATCGCCGAATTCACCTTCTATCTCGCGTTGCACCAGATCCGCGAGACCGGCTCGAACCACGTGCCCGACCGCAACGCGGGCTTCGTCGCGCGCTTCGTAGCCGAGCAGACGAGCGTGGCCGATCAGTACACCGACGCCGCGCTCGCGGACATCATGTTCCTGAAGCACAACGTCAAGCTGATCGCCCACAGCGAGCCGCGCGACCAGCTGCTGTCGTTACCGCTCGTGCGCGTGCGGCGCACCGCGACCTCCGGCTTCGAACTCGATGAGAGCTTCGTGCCGCCGGGTCTCGCCATCGAGGCGTCGCCGCTGCTGTTGCAAAAGTTGCGGCAACTGATCGACGCGCTGCAGGCGAAGGTCAACGCGCTGTACGGCTTTCATCGCGAGCCGACCAAGAACATCATCGAATTCCGTTCCGGCGATATCGCATCGTTCTGGCTGCTGCACACCGCGAGCGGCGCGTTTGCCACGCTCGCGCATCTGTACCAGCATTCGGCATTGCATCCCGAACGGCTGTTTCAGGAGTTGCTGCGCCTCGCGGGGCAACTGATGACCTTCTCGAAGGGCTACGCACTCGCCGATCTGCCGGCTTACCGGCATGACGATCCGGGCCCCGGCTTCGCCCGGCTCGACACGATCATCCGCGAACTGCTCGAAACGGTGATCTCGACGCAGTACTTCGCGATCGCGCTCGAAGAAGTGCGGCCGTCGTTTCATATCGGCCGGCTCGATTCCGGCAAGATCGACGAGAAGACCACGTTCTATCTCGCGGTGTCGGCCAACATGCCGGCGGTCGAACTCTTCGAGGCCGTGCCGGCCCGCTTCAAGGTAGGCGCACCCGACGACGTCGACAAACTGGTTCTTTCGGCGATGCCGGGCGTGCGGCTTCTTTATACGCCGCAGGTTCCGCCGGCCATTCCGGTACGCCCGGGCGCCTGCTACTTCTCCATCGAACCACGCGGCGCGTTGTACGAACGCATGGTTCAGTCGCGGTCCGCGATGGTGTATGTGCCCGCGGGCATCAATGATCTGAAGCTCGAACTGATCGCGGTGACGTCATGA
- the tssJ gene encoding type VI secretion system lipoprotein TssJ: MDARLIRYLCALGAIAVLGGCAAAVPALGSAASAALQLAGVGKPPVPDAQKPPRNIGVKLYAAPNLNAANDNRPLALVVRLYILKDPTSFEQAPFDAFTDPAKEKSALGDDLLGVREVTLTPGQHYSATEKVSYEAQAVGIVALFRAPAMQRWKFAFDPAKSEKSGIIVGLHNCAMTVTGGSVIPTEQGLPTESLNLLSSVNCG, encoded by the coding sequence ATGGACGCACGCCTGATTCGCTACCTATGTGCACTCGGCGCCATTGCGGTGCTTGGCGGCTGCGCGGCTGCCGTACCGGCGCTCGGCAGCGCCGCGTCCGCCGCGCTGCAGCTTGCTGGAGTTGGCAAGCCGCCGGTGCCCGACGCGCAGAAACCCCCACGAAATATAGGGGTAAAACTATACGCGGCGCCGAATCTGAATGCGGCGAACGACAATCGGCCGCTCGCTTTAGTGGTTCGCCTCTACATATTGAAAGATCCGACTTCGTTCGAGCAGGCACCTTTCGATGCGTTTACGGATCCGGCAAAAGAGAAAAGCGCATTGGGTGATGATCTGCTTGGCGTCCGGGAAGTGACACTCACGCCGGGCCAGCATTACAGCGCGACTGAAAAGGTTTCGTACGAGGCGCAGGCCGTCGGAATCGTCGCGCTATTTCGCGCGCCAGCAATGCAGCGCTGGAAATTCGCATTCGATCCGGCGAAATCCGAAAAATCCGGCATAATCGTCGGCCTGCATAATTGTGCAATGACGGTCACCGGCGGCTCGGTGATCCCCACTGAACAAGGATTGCCCACCGAGTCGCTAAACCTTCTGTCATCGGTGAATTGCGGGTAA
- a CDS encoding tetratricopeptide repeat protein, with product MKKQFFSVICGGLLVCGLISGCATQKNDIASTPGAFDKGLAEADAASKAGDQDRAIGLYQKLAAADPTREEPWSRIAQIQFQQQHYGQAIVAAQEALQRDQSDRGAKSVLAVAGLRIATASLGQLRQDASLAGDAKSDAQALAQQLRDTLGEDALFPPEQQPQAAKAPPKRRHIVKHVPAVAQKPADAAGSGAVTTPVATPVATPAVSAAAKSASGGQAADPFSALR from the coding sequence ATGAAAAAGCAATTCTTTTCAGTAATTTGCGGGGGCTTGTTAGTGTGCGGTCTGATTTCCGGCTGCGCCACGCAAAAAAACGACATCGCGTCGACGCCGGGCGCATTCGATAAGGGGCTCGCCGAAGCGGATGCCGCATCGAAGGCCGGTGATCAGGATCGCGCGATTGGCCTCTATCAAAAGCTGGCCGCCGCCGACCCGACGCGTGAGGAACCCTGGTCCCGCATCGCGCAGATTCAGTTTCAGCAACAGCACTATGGCCAGGCGATCGTTGCCGCGCAGGAAGCGCTGCAGCGTGACCAGTCCGATCGCGGCGCGAAGAGCGTGCTCGCGGTGGCAGGCTTGCGCATCGCGACTGCGTCGCTCGGTCAATTGCGTCAGGATGCGTCGCTCGCGGGAGACGCGAAGTCGGACGCGCAGGCACTGGCGCAGCAGCTGCGCGACACCTTGGGCGAGGACGCGTTGTTCCCGCCCGAGCAGCAGCCGCAGGCAGCCAAGGCCCCGCCCAAGCGCCGGCACATCGTCAAGCATGTCCCGGCGGTCGCGCAAAAGCCCGCGGACGCGGCGGGCAGCGGCGCCGTCACCACGCCGGTAGCGACCCCGGTCGCAACACCGGCGGTGAGCGCAGCCGCGAAGAGCGCGTCGGGTGGGCAGGCGGCGGATCCGTTCAGCGCGCTGCGCTAG
- the tssB gene encoding type VI secretion system contractile sheath small subunit, with amino-acid sequence MAKKESIQKRLQKVRPPRVQLTYEVELGDAIEVKELPFVVGVMGDLAGQSEVEQPRLRDRRFVSIDRDNFDDVMKGIEPRAAFQVPNKLSDAGGTFAVDLRFRSIADFNPDEVVSQIEPLRRLLEARSKLADLRNKLAGNDRLEDLLSEVLTNTQQLQALANVTGTPGDGEKNTPDDSEDGRS; translated from the coding sequence ATGGCAAAGAAGGAAAGCATTCAGAAGCGCTTGCAGAAAGTGCGGCCGCCGCGGGTTCAGTTGACCTATGAGGTCGAACTCGGCGATGCGATCGAAGTGAAGGAGTTGCCGTTCGTCGTCGGCGTGATGGGCGACCTGGCCGGCCAGTCCGAAGTCGAACAGCCGAGGCTGCGCGATCGCCGTTTCGTCAGCATCGATCGGGACAACTTCGACGACGTGATGAAGGGCATCGAGCCGCGCGCGGCGTTCCAGGTGCCCAACAAGCTGAGCGATGCGGGCGGCACGTTCGCGGTGGACCTGCGGTTCCGCTCGATCGCCGACTTCAATCCCGATGAAGTCGTCTCGCAGATCGAACCGCTGCGGCGCCTGCTCGAAGCGCGTTCGAAACTCGCGGATCTGCGCAACAAGCTGGCGGGCAACGACCGTCTCGAAGATCTGCTGAGCGAAGTGCTGACCAATACCCAGCAATTGCAGGCACTGGCAAACGTTACCGGCACGCCGGGCGATGGCGAAAAGAATACGCCGGACGATTCCGAAGACGGGAGATCGTGA
- the tssC gene encoding type VI secretion system contractile sheath large subunit, producing the protein MNQQTEAARGAVAAEEEATVGAPSLLDEIVEKSKVAKSELEHARAKDLIGELVHQVLDGTVVVSNNLSATIDARVAELDRLISAQLSAVMHAPAFQRLESTWRGLDYLCKESNTGSTIKIKALHAPMRDIVRDFKGAVEFDQSALFKKVYEEEFGTFGGAPFGALIGDYEITRQPEDMYFIEQMSHVAAAAHAPFVTSASPQLLGLESFAELGKPRDLGKVFDTVEYTKWKSFRDAEDSRYVGLTLPRFLGRLPFNPKDGQTADSFNFVEDVDGTDHSKYLWCNASWAFAARLTAAFDDFGWCAAIRGVEGGGLVEDLPTHTFKTDDGEIALKCPTEIAITDRREKELSDLGFIPLVHCKNSDYAAFFAAQSVQKPKKYSTDSANANAVLSAQLQYIFSVSRVAHYLKAMMRDKIGSFASAQNVEVFLNRWISQYVLLDDNATQEQKAQFPLREASIQVAEIPGKPGSYRSVAFLRPHFQLDELSISLRLVADLPKPANS; encoded by the coding sequence ATGAACCAGCAGACCGAAGCAGCCCGCGGCGCCGTTGCCGCCGAAGAAGAAGCGACCGTCGGCGCGCCCTCGCTGCTCGATGAAATCGTCGAGAAAAGCAAGGTCGCGAAGTCCGAACTCGAACATGCGCGCGCAAAAGATCTGATCGGCGAGCTGGTGCACCAGGTGCTCGACGGCACGGTGGTCGTCTCGAACAATCTGTCCGCGACGATCGACGCGCGGGTCGCCGAACTCGACCGGCTGATCTCCGCGCAGCTGAGCGCGGTGATGCACGCGCCGGCATTTCAGCGCCTCGAAAGCACGTGGCGCGGCCTCGACTATCTGTGCAAGGAAAGCAACACGGGGTCGACGATCAAGATCAAGGCCCTGCATGCGCCGATGCGCGACATCGTGCGCGACTTCAAGGGTGCCGTCGAATTCGATCAGAGCGCGCTCTTCAAGAAAGTGTACGAAGAGGAATTCGGCACGTTCGGCGGTGCGCCGTTCGGCGCGCTGATCGGCGACTATGAAATCACGCGTCAGCCGGAAGACATGTACTTCATCGAGCAGATGTCGCATGTGGCGGCCGCCGCGCACGCGCCGTTCGTGACGTCCGCTTCGCCGCAACTGCTCGGCCTCGAATCGTTCGCCGAACTCGGCAAGCCGCGCGATCTCGGCAAGGTGTTCGACACCGTCGAATATACGAAGTGGAAGTCGTTTCGCGACGCCGAGGATTCGCGCTACGTCGGGCTCACGCTGCCGCGTTTTCTCGGCCGCCTGCCGTTCAATCCGAAAGATGGCCAGACGGCGGATAGCTTCAATTTCGTCGAGGACGTGGACGGCACCGATCACAGCAAGTATCTGTGGTGCAACGCTTCATGGGCATTCGCTGCTCGTCTGACCGCCGCATTCGACGACTTCGGCTGGTGCGCGGCGATTCGCGGCGTGGAAGGCGGCGGCCTCGTCGAAGATCTGCCGACCCACACGTTCAAGACCGACGACGGCGAGATCGCGCTCAAGTGTCCGACCGAGATCGCGATTACCGATCGGCGCGAAAAAGAACTGAGCGACCTCGGCTTCATTCCGCTCGTGCACTGCAAGAACTCGGACTACGCGGCGTTCTTCGCGGCGCAGTCGGTGCAGAAACCGAAGAAGTACAGCACGGACAGCGCAAATGCGAACGCGGTGCTGTCCGCGCAACTGCAATACATCTTCTCCGTTTCTCGCGTTGCCCATTATCTGAAGGCAATGATGCGCGACAAGATCGGCAGTTTCGCATCCGCGCAGAACGTCGAAGTGTTCCTGAATCGCTGGATCTCGCAATACGTGCTGCTCGACGACAACGCGACCCAGGAACAGAAAGCGCAGTTTCCGTTGCGCGAGGCATCGATCCAGGTCGCCGAGATTCCGGGCAAGCCGGGTTCTTATCGATCGGTCGCATTCCTGCGCCCGCATTTTCAGCTGGACGAACTGTCGATTTCGCTACGGCTCGTCGCCGATCTGCCGAAGCCGGCAAATTCTTGA
- a CDS encoding Hcp family type VI secretion system effector — translation MKDIYLKFGNPAIKGESQDKDHAGWIEIDAWTHSIVQPRSATASTAGGHTAERCEHGDMQFTKDIDVVSPLLYQHASGGTTFDEVSIDFMRSDGEGNRIKYLEIKLKYVIISSVTPAVAGVGLPTEQFSLKYAAVQWKYTQQKIGGNQGGNAQGAWSLTKNDKTYAV, via the coding sequence ATGAAAGACATTTACCTTAAATTTGGCAATCCCGCGATCAAAGGCGAATCGCAGGATAAGGATCACGCGGGCTGGATCGAGATCGACGCGTGGACTCATTCCATCGTTCAGCCGCGTTCCGCGACGGCCTCCACGGCCGGTGGCCATACCGCCGAGCGTTGCGAGCATGGCGACATGCAGTTCACGAAAGACATCGACGTGGTGAGCCCGCTGCTGTACCAGCATGCGTCGGGCGGCACGACGTTCGACGAAGTGTCGATCGACTTCATGCGCTCGGACGGTGAAGGCAACCGCATCAAGTACCTCGAAATCAAGCTGAAGTACGTGATCATTTCGAGCGTCACGCCGGCAGTCGCCGGCGTGGGACTGCCGACCGAACAGTTCTCGCTGAAGTACGCGGCGGTGCAGTGGAAGTACACGCAGCAGAAAATCGGCGGCAACCAGGGCGGCAACGCGCAAGGTGCATGGAGCCTCACGAAGAACGACAAGACCTACGCGGTCTGA
- the tssE gene encoding type VI secretion system baseplate subunit TssE, producing MKRFEPSLLDKLFDDQPHASAPAVMRQLSIDELKATVARDLESILNTRIAFSEHELAALPECQRSVLTYGLNDFSGLSLASHYDRTFICRSIQQAIERHEPRLQRVAVTLELARQSANALCFAIQAVLVVHPTQEPVNFDATLQPSTLQYSVTRARAKA from the coding sequence ATGAAGCGTTTCGAACCAAGCCTGCTCGACAAGCTGTTCGACGACCAGCCGCACGCGTCGGCGCCTGCCGTGATGCGGCAGTTGTCGATCGACGAGCTGAAGGCCACGGTTGCGCGTGATCTCGAGTCGATCCTGAATACGCGCATCGCGTTCAGCGAGCACGAACTGGCGGCGTTGCCGGAGTGCCAGCGTTCGGTGCTCACCTACGGGCTGAACGATTTCTCCGGCCTGAGTCTCGCGAGCCATTACGACCGGACCTTCATCTGCCGCTCCATCCAGCAGGCAATCGAGCGTCACGAGCCGCGCTTGCAGCGAGTGGCGGTCACGCTGGAACTGGCGAGGCAGTCCGCGAACGCATTGTGTTTCGCGATTCAGGCGGTGCTGGTCGTGCACCCGACGCAGGAGCCCGTGAATTTCGACGCGACGCTCCAGCCGTCGACCTTGCAGTATTCGGTCACGCGCGCTCGCGCAAAGGCGTAA
- the tssF gene encoding type VI secretion system baseplate subunit TssF, whose translation MEELLPYYERELSFLRRYSRDFAQRYPKIAARLTMVGEHGEDPHVERMIESFALLGARINKKLDDDYPEFTEALLEVLYPHYLRPFPSCSIAQMGGGASLAQLTAPALVKRGTELKSRPIRGVQCRFRTAFDVVLAPLRVAQARYMPVAMAPGAIVLPGNASGIVSITFESTAPQRDLAGLGVDQLRTYLHGEQSLIAALGDCLFVHALQAYVEPERNGRWHALTSLPFSQAGFAEDDALIDYPARSHPAYRLLTEYFAFPAKFDFVDFDLAAMTAAPVGRCNQLTLHVVLKDVRGDSHAARLLDALSADHLRLFCTPVVNLFRQHGDPIRLTHEAVSYPVVAEGRHAFAYEVYSIDSVQLVRQRQHDERVVEFRPFYSLRHGESARAGHYWFSRRNEWVAQKSPGYETEISIVDIDFDPSAQQTDTLSLELTCTNGDLPAGLAMGLGGGDLFAEGVSQAGDMAMLRRPTPTARFERRQAAHWRLLSHLALNHVSLVNGGATVLREMLALYDLRRTAVSARHIEGIVDVAQSGSVQWLPGKPFATFVRGLEVRVTLDEEFFVGTSLGTFVRVLDRFFGLYVHLNSFVQLVAISARTGEEIIRCKPRSGESILA comes from the coding sequence ATGGAAGAGCTGTTGCCGTATTACGAGCGCGAGCTGTCGTTCCTGCGGCGGTACTCGCGCGACTTCGCCCAGCGTTACCCGAAGATCGCCGCGCGCCTGACGATGGTGGGCGAGCATGGCGAGGACCCGCACGTCGAGCGCATGATCGAGTCGTTCGCGCTGCTCGGCGCGCGCATCAACAAGAAGCTGGACGACGACTACCCCGAATTCACCGAGGCGTTGCTCGAAGTCCTGTATCCGCACTATCTGCGTCCGTTTCCGTCGTGCTCGATCGCGCAGATGGGCGGCGGTGCGTCGCTCGCGCAGCTCACCGCGCCCGCTCTGGTGAAACGGGGCACCGAACTGAAATCGCGACCGATACGCGGCGTGCAGTGCCGCTTCCGTACCGCGTTCGATGTCGTGCTCGCACCGCTGCGCGTTGCGCAGGCGCGCTACATGCCGGTCGCGATGGCGCCCGGCGCGATCGTGCTGCCGGGCAACGCGAGCGGCATCGTGTCGATCACGTTCGAATCGACGGCTCCGCAGCGCGATCTCGCGGGGCTGGGCGTCGATCAACTGCGCACCTACCTGCACGGCGAGCAGTCGCTGATCGCGGCGCTCGGCGATTGCCTGTTCGTGCATGCGTTGCAGGCCTACGTCGAACCGGAGCGTAACGGGCGCTGGCATGCGCTAACGTCGCTGCCGTTCTCGCAGGCCGGCTTTGCCGAAGACGATGCGCTGATCGACTACCCGGCGCGTTCGCATCCCGCCTACCGCTTGTTGACCGAGTACTTCGCGTTCCCGGCGAAATTCGACTTCGTCGATTTCGATCTCGCGGCGATGACGGCCGCGCCCGTCGGTCGATGCAATCAGCTGACGCTGCACGTCGTGTTGAAAGACGTACGCGGCGATTCGCATGCGGCGCGGCTGCTCGATGCGCTGTCGGCCGATCATCTGCGCCTCTTCTGCACGCCAGTGGTGAACCTGTTCCGGCAGCACGGCGACCCGATCCGGCTCACGCATGAAGCTGTTTCTTATCCGGTCGTCGCTGAAGGGCGACATGCGTTCGCGTACGAGGTGTATTCGATCGATTCGGTGCAACTCGTGCGGCAGCGTCAGCATGACGAACGCGTCGTCGAATTCCGTCCGTTCTATTCGCTGCGTCACGGCGAAAGCGCGCGCGCCGGTCACTACTGGTTTTCGCGCCGCAACGAATGGGTCGCGCAGAAAAGCCCCGGCTACGAAACGGAAATCTCGATCGTCGATATCGACTTCGATCCGTCCGCGCAGCAGACCGACACGTTGAGCCTCGAACTGACCTGCACGAACGGCGATCTGCCGGCCGGACTCGCGATGGGCCTCGGCGGCGGCGACCTGTTCGCCGAAGGCGTGTCGCAAGCCGGCGACATGGCGATGCTGCGGCGCCCTACCCCGACCGCGCGTTTCGAGCGCCGTCAGGCCGCTCACTGGCGACTGTTGTCGCATCTCGCGCTGAACCATGTGTCGCTGGTGAACGGCGGTGCGACGGTGCTGCGGGAGATGCTCGCGCTCTACGATCTGCGCCGCACCGCCGTGTCCGCGCGGCATATCGAAGGCATCGTCGACGTCGCGCAATCCGGCTCGGTGCAGTGGCTGCCCGGCAAACCATTCGCCACGTTCGTGCGCGGCCTCGAAGTTCGCGTGACGCTCGACGAGGAATTTTTCGTCGGCACGAGCCTCGGCACCTTCGTGCGGGTGCTCGACCGGTTCTTCGGGCTCTATGTGCATCTCAACAGTTTCGTGCAGCTGGTGGCCATTTCGGCACGCACCGGCGAGGAGATCATCCGATGCAAACCCCGCAGCGGCGAATCGATCCTCGCGTAA